Below is a genomic region from Fischerella sp. PCC 9605.
AGTTGGAATTACTGCAAGCCATGCCACCGTTTTTGGGTGGTGGAGAAATGATCGCTGAGGTATTTTTAGACTATTCCACCTACGCAGATTTACCGCATAAATTTGAAGCTGGTACACCTGCGATTGGAGAAGCGATCGCCCTTGGTGCAGCAGTTGACTACCTCACCGGAATAGGCATGGATAAAATCCACGCCTACGAAGCAGAATTAACTGCTTACCTATTCGAGCAATTAGAAAAAATTCCCCAAATTAGAATTTACGGGCCGAAACCGGATGCAAAAGGTGAAGGTAGAGCTGCGCTTGCTGCATTTACTGCCACAGAAGTCCATGCTAACGACTTATCGACATTATTAGATCAAGAAGGCGTTGCCATCCGTTCTGGACACCACTGCACACAACCATTACACCGCTACTTAGGTGCTGCTGCAACTGCACGGGCAAGTTTATCTTTCTACAACACCCGTGAGGAAATTGATGTTTTCATCAAAGCATTGAAGGAAACCATCGACTTTTTTAGCAGTATTTTCGGTGAAATGTAGGGTGAGTAAATATATGCCTATAGATGGCTACACAAACTAAGCTTGCCTATGCCTATATAGGCTACACATAAAGTCCGCATTTGCGGGCTTTGTTTCTACGGTTGGAATTTTCAATCTCAAAGATTTGGGTAAAAATAGAATTAAGCTGCTTTAGAAATTATCCAACTTAAAAGATGGTTGCCACGTCAACACCTGCCGAGCAAAGAACGGTACTACATAACGTTAGTTGGGAAACCTTTGAAGCCTTGCTGAAAGATACAGGTGAGGAGAGAGGTTCTCGCTTTGCTTATGAAGATGGCACTTTAGAAATAATGACTCCACTTTTTGAACATGAAAATCCCAAAATTCAGTTTGATCGTTTTATCTTAGTTTTAGCTGAAGAATTAGGGATTGAAATTAAAAGTGGTGGTTCTACAACATTGAAAAGACGCATTGCAAAAAGAGGGATAGAACCTGATAATTGTTTCTATATACAAAATGAGCTAACAGTTAGAGGTAGGGAAACAATAAATTTAGAAACTGACCCTCCACCTGACCTAGCAATTGAAATTGATATTACAAATAGTTCAGTTAATAAATTTAGAATTTATTCAGCGCTAGGTGTCTCAGAACTGTGGCGATATGATGGAGAAGTTCTAAAATTTTATCAGCTGGTAGAGGGGCAATATATAGAGCGTGAATTTAGTGTTGCCTTTCCCATAGTTTCGGTAAGTGATATTCATAGATTTATTGAGCAGAGTAAAACTATGGGGGAGATTGCCTTGCTGAAGTCTTTTCGTACTTGGGTGAGGGAAACGATAGGATAGTACCGCTGTGCGGAAGTCAAAAGTCACGCATTCAAAAGTCAAAAGTCAAAAAGCTTATTATCTAGGCTTTTCGTTGATTTAGAATGGTAGCTTTATTTCCGCCGTGCTGTAATAGTTAACTCTTTATTATTATCAGTTTGCCCCCAGAAAACCCCTGCCGATCACCTCAGCAAGCAGGGGAGTTCACACAATCAACTTAGAAAGTAGCTAAGTTCAAACTTTCAACTCTTCCAGAAACGGCATAAACACCGATACCAATTCCGGACGACTGACAACCAAGGTAGGGAAAGAGCGATCGCTATAATCAACCCCTGCTAATAAAGGAAACGGTTCTGATTTCAGCGATATCCAACTTCCTCCAGCTGCTTGGACTATCACCCAAGCAGCGGCTATGTCCCAAACTTTTGGTGTCGCCTCAATCCCACCCAAAACCGCCCCTGTCGCCACGGTGAGGAAGTTGTAGCTAGCAACACCTAACATCCTGATTTTGCAGGGAAAGTTTTTTTGCATCACTGAGGTACTGCGCGAACAGAGGTTAAAGAAGTGATGATTGCTGGGAACTTCGCTACTGGTATGAATGGGATGAAAATTGCGAAAAGCGCCAGTGGGGACTGCTAAGCCTGACGAACCTTTCCAGAAGCCGTGAAAAGCTTCTGCCAACGGTGGCACGTAAACGTAACCAAATACAGGTGTGCCTTGATACAATAAACCCAGTGAAATCGACCAAATAGGGATGCCGCGTGTAAAGTTGGTAGTACCATCCAAGGGGTCAATTACCCAGCACCATTCCGTACCAGGAAAAACCTTATCACCTTCTTCAGTCAAAATACCATAACCAGGAAAAGTAGAAGCGATCGCATCTTGCAGTTGTTGATCCGCCCATTTATCGGCACGCGTTACCAAACTGCCATCAGCTTTATGCAAAGCCTGTACCTGCCCAAAATCTTGCATTAACTGCTTGCCCACCCTGGCGGTAGTAGTTTGGGCAAATTCCAACACAGTAGTCCAAAATTCAGTCATTTTAAAAATGGTAGTAGTTAGTGGTTGTTTGTTGTTTGGAATAACCTACCCTGCGGGTACTCTACGAGAAGCCGCCCTGCGGGCGTCTACGTCAGTTGCTCATGGGGGGAACCCCCAAGACCGCACTGACTCACCACCAACCAACAACCAACCATCAACAATTAATCTAATTCACTTTCCAAAATAGATGCGATCGCTTGTTTGGCGTTACGCTGAAATTCTGTGACGTTCACTCTAGCTAAAAGCCCCAATGCTAACAAAATACCTATAGCTTGTGTAGCAAATACCAATCCGTAGGCTAATAGTGGTGTTGTTAGCAAGGTTTTACCTAAGTTCAATACTGCACCACCAGACACCGTGGCCAGTGCCCTTGCCAAAGCCTGCGCCAATCCCCAAGCACCAATAAATGTCCCGGCAGTTTCCGCAGCAGTCAGATCCAGCATTAAGCTTAGCGCTCCAGTTGTAGTCACACCAGAAGCAAAACCAAACAGGATTAAACTCCATTGCAGAAATTTAGGATTAGCTGTTGTCCCCGCCAGGATAATAATTACAAAGCAACCTGCCACGGCAATACATCCCAGCTTGGTTGTATTTTTCTTACCCAAACGCGGGGCAATTAAAAAACCAGTCACACTCAAGCCAACCAGTGTTCCCGTGCCAAAGAAAGCATTGAGTTTTGTAGTTTCGGCAATAGTCATACTAAAGACTTCGCCGCCGTAGGGTTCTAAAACTGCATCTTGCATGAACAAGCTAATCGTCATGAGCAGCAGGAATGTGAAAAATATCCCTGTTTGGCGGCTAGCAGTCAGCACCCGCATCGCCATACCCAAAGTAATCTTATCTTCTCGGTCAATTGCAGTGGAACGGATAGCATAGCGAGAATATTTTTTTTCTACACCGACTGTTGCTAGCAAGCATAATCCGAAAGCAATGGCTGGGACAATCAAAAACAGGCGGTTGACTTGGGTTTGCACTACCTCTAAAGGTGCATCCAAAGCAATTTGCCGAAGCAAGCTGCTGCTGATAATCGCCCCGATAATAATACCCACCATCAGCATTGACCATACAACCCCTACCAATTTTGAGCGGTTATCTTCATCAGAAACATCAACTAGCAACGCTGCAAAAGGTGTAGAACTGGCACTAATAGCAAGTCCATAGAGTCCAAAGATAAGAGCTAGGAGTACCACCCAACCTGAGGTTTGAGTTGTCCAATTTCCCGTCTGTAAACTTAGACCAAGTTGCCAAACGACTTGTACAGCTAGAAAGGAAACGATCGCAAATAAAGCCGCACCTACCCAAACATAACCACTACGGTGATAGCCTAACAATGGTTTGGTGTCTGACATCTGCCCAAACCATACTCGTACAGGAGCTACAAACTGATGCATGGCGATCGTCCCAGCAGCAATTAAGGCTGGCACTCGCAACTCTTCAATCATGACTCGATTGAGTACTCCCAGAGTGAGTATCGACATGATGCCTAATGCCATTTGAAATAGGCCCAGTCGAAACATTGTCAATAGTTTTACTTTGGGGATGGATATGGAATTTACAGACTGGTTTGGTTCAGAATCGGGTGATAAATTGCTAGTCTCCATAATTGCTTGCAACCTAAGCAGTACATTTATATCCAAAAAACTAAGTTAAACCGTGTTAACTCTCAAATTCCTATAGATTTTATAGTTCTTAAGAAGGAATCTTAATATATAGTAATTTTATCAAATCGTACTAATACTATATGAAATTAGCGAATCAATGAGCAAACATAAAGTTTGTCATGTGAAGCATTTCATGTTTTGGTTATATTACGGAAGCGCTGTTATTGTGGATAATTTTTCAATTAGATAAGCTTGTAGTTTCTCAAATCAAAATGTGTTATTATTTGTAGTAATCTAATTTTTAGAATTAAGTAAAACTATTTACTCATAGCTCAATCTTTTGATTTTGCTTGGTGAATAATCATTTTGGATTAATTTATCACACATGTTTGTTATTTAATTTTTAGATAAATTAGTTACTAAAATATAAATTATTCATCGTTTGTAATTAGATTTAGTCTCTATTTTCATCATTACTTTTGTGACAATATTAATTTCTTCTGTAATAATTTCTTTTAGCAGAAAAATTACAGACATCAATATCTCACAAAGGTATTTGGGACTTTAAGAGGCATAAAGTTTTGTGGAAATGGAAAACCTCACATTAGGGCAAAACGGAGCAGTTGTCACACCCCTGTGTATCGGTACTTGGGCTTGGGGCGATCGCCTGTTTTGGAATTACGGTCAAGACTACGGGCAACAGGAGTTGCAAGCAGCCTTTCATGCAGCCCTAGAAGCTGGTGTAACCTTTTTTGATACTGCTGAAGTTTACGGATTTGGACTTTCTGAACAATTGTTGGGACAATTCCTGCAACAAACCGATCAAAAAGTTCAGATTGCAACTAAATACGGGCCCTTTCCTTGGCGGATAACAACCCAGTCAGTCGCTGATACCCTCACAGAGAGCCTCAAACGCCTGCAAGTCCAGAAAGTCACCTTATATCAGGTGCATTGGCCTTTCACTTTCTTGATGAGTCAAGAAACCTTGATGAATGCCCTAGCAGATGAGGTGGAAAGGGGCAGAATTGAGGCAGTAGGTGTAAGTAACTACTCAGCACAGCAAATGCGGGAAGCACACCAGATATTAGCTCGTCGTGGCGTGCCTCTAGCTGTTAACCAAGTACGCTATTCTTTGCTGACTCGCCAAATTGAAAGCAATGGCATTCTCGACACTGCCCGCGAGTTAGGTGTAACAATTTTAGCTTATAGTCCCCTAGCACAAGGGCTATTAACTGGTAAGTACACCACTGATAGCGCCAAAACCCCTACTGGCGCTAGAAAATTAGACTCACGCTTTAGTAAAGAAGGCTTGCAAGAAATTGAACCACTAATATCTTTACTACGCGAACTAGGGGAAAAATACGGTCGCACGCCTGCCCAAGTTGCTCTGAATTGGTTAATTGCTCAAGGGAATGTGATTCCCATTGCCGGGGCGAAGACAGCCCAACAGGTACGAGATAACGTAGGTGCTTTGGGCTGGAGACTGGCTGATGATGAAATCGCCCACTTAGAAAAAATCAGCCGCCCTTGGTTGAGTTAAGTCAATAGTCATTTGTCCTTTGTGATGTGTCATTTGTATAAGTACCAATGACTAATGACCAATGACTAATGACTAAGACGCTGATTCTCTAGCTGTATGAGAACCCAGCTTTTTCGGTGACATAGAAGGCTCTCGTTGTCCTGTCCGCAGTTTGGGCTTAGGAGTACCACGTTTTTCTCCTTCAGTTGCGCCTGCTTCTGATGGAACCCAGGAGGAACGACGGGAGCGATTCTCGCCACCACCTTCGCGACGACCACCCCGTAATTTGGGCTTGGGCGCAGGCCGGGTGATGTCTTCCTCGGGAAAGTCTGCTTCAGATTGTAACCAAGCGGGACGGGTTTGGTCATAAGCAATTTGTAGTGCAGCAGCGGCGATCGCATGAGCATCGTATTGTTCGCTTAGTTGGCTAACAATGGACAAGAACGAAGCCATACGTTCGCCTGCCAAAGCTTCCTGCACCTGAGTTTGTAATTTGTCTAGTTGTCGCGCTTCAATTTGCGCTCGTGTGGGAATTGACAGTACTTGCCAACTTTGACGTACGTGGCGCTCAAACGCCTGCTGCTTACGTCGCTCAAATGGCTGCACCAAAGTAATTGCTGTACCTTCTTTACCAGCGCGTCCGGTACGACCGATGCGGTGAACATAGGTTTCCACGCTATCGGGTAAATCGAAGTTGATCACGTGAGAAAGTTGGTCTACATCCAAACCTCGTGCCGCAATATCAGTAGCTACCACCCAGCGCACCTGACGATTGCGGAACCGATTTAACAAACGCTCCCGCGCTTGTTGGGACAAGTCACCGTGGTATTCATCAACACTATGACCAGCGGCTTGCAATTGATTGGTGAGTTCTGCGGCGGTGCGTCTAGTACGGACAAAGATTAAAGCTGACTCTGGATCTTCCATTTCCAAGATGGGCTGTAAAGCTTTAACTTTTGACCAGTGACGCGGTACCAGGTAAGCCACCTGATTGATTTTATTAGGAGCGGCTTTTGGCTGTTCAACAGCGACTGTAACTGGGTCATTTAAGAACTTATTCACCAACTGCCGGATCGATGGCGGCATTGTGGCTGAGAATAATGCTGTCTGCCGTTCTTGTGGTGCTTGGGAGAGGATTCTCTCAACATCATCGATAAAGCCCATACTCAGCATTTCGTCGGCTTCATCCAAAACAAACCACTTCACCCGATCCAACTTCAAGCTACCCCGTTCGAGTAAGTCTATTACCCGTCCTGGTGTACCCACAACCATGTGAACACCACGCTTAAGCTGTAAAATTTGGCGGTCAATTGATTGACCGCCATAAATTGCTAAAACGCGCAATCCTTCGTTGCCAATGAATTCACAGATAGCATTTTGAACTTGGATTGCTAACTCGCGAGTCGGAGTCAAAACTAAGGCTTGCACAGCCTTTTGATTGATATCCAGCCGCTCTAAAATTGGCAAAGAAAAGGCTGCTGTTTTGCCAGTGCCAGTTTGGGATTGACCCACCACATCGCGACCTCCCAAAAGTTGGGGAATCGCTTGTACTTGAATATTGGTTGGTGCGGTAAAACCAATTTTTTCTAATTGCTGAATGCGCTCTGGCGAAATGCCTAATTCTTGAAAAGAAAGGGTCATCAACTCTCCTAATGTTTCTTTAAGTTATTTGTTTGTGGATAGTGGATAGTGGGTAGTGGTTAGTGGTTAGTAGTAAACAACTAACAACTAACAACTAACAACTAACTACTCCATACAAGTCATACGTATCAGCTTCTTTAATGGCTACTGGTACGATGGTTCCCAATCTTGCTTCCCCGTGAACGTAAACTTGGCCATCCACTTCTGGGGCAAATCTAGCCGAACGACCAATTAATTTTCCTGTTTGGGGATTTTCTTGTTCGATGAGTACATCAACTACTTTGCCGATTTCCTGCTGATTTTTCTTAAGAGAAATCGGTTGTTGGAGTTCCATCAATACGTCCCGCCGCTCATCTTTCACAGCTTGCGGCAACTGATTGGGCAAATCAAAAGCCGGTGTTCCTTCTTCTGGTGAAAAAGTAAAAACACCAACATGATCAAACTCATGGCGTTGGATGAACTGGAACAGATGCTGAAAATGTTCATCACGCTCGCCAGGAAAACCGACTATAAAGGTTGTCCGCAGTACCGCTTTTGGTAGTGCCTCCTTGATGCGCTCGATAATCGCATCGTTCACCCGTCCTTGCCAGGGCCGGTTCATGGCGCGGAGAATCTCGGGATGGGAATGTTGCAAAGGCAAATCTAGATAAGGTAAGACGTTGGGTGTCTCAGCAATTGCCGCAATTACGTCTGGGGTGAGTCCTGTGGGATAGGCGTAGTGCATCCTAATCCAAGGTATATCCACTTCTCCCAAGGCGCGGAGCAATTCAGCTAACTTGGGCTTACCGTAAATATCGATACCGTAATTTGTGGTGATTTGGGAAATCAAAATGATTTCCTGCACCCCTTGATTTACTAACTGCTGTGCTTCGGTGACTATAGATTCTATAGTACGCGATCGCTGATTTCCTCGCAGATGCGGAATGATACAAAATGCACAGCGATAATCACATCCTTCTGCAACGCGCAGGTATGCTACGCCTTCGGTTGTAGTGCGGTAGCGGGGTATACTTTCATCTGCTATGTAGGTTGGTTCGACACTGACCTGTTTAATTCGCTCACCCTGTTCTACCCGCTCAATTACATCTACAATTTTGTGGTAATCGCCTGTACCCACCACTGCTACTGCTTCGGGCAATTCTTGGAGTAATTGCTCCTGGAAATGCTGCGCCATACAGCCAGTGATGACGATTCTTTTATTCGCCTCTGCCAGTTCTACCAAAGTTCTGACAGATTCTTCTCGGGCTGCTTCGATAAAACTACAAGTATTGACAATAACGTAATCAGCTAACTCTTCATTAGTATCTACGCCATAGCCTGCTTCTACTAGCAGCCCCAGCATGTGTTCTGTATCAATTCGATTTTTTTCGCAGCCTAGGTGAGAAATTGCAATTGTTGGTTTGTCACCCATATTATAAAAAAGTTTTTCTGTTTTTCTTTGCACTCCAAAAGTTAAATCCTAATTTCTAATTTTGGACACTTGAACCAATGAGTAAAACTTCTCCTTGATGCTCGCACAGCAAAAGTCACAAGCACCTTCACAGAGTTCTAACTCCAATGGATTATAGACAGTTCGTGCTATGATATCTTTACTATTCTGTTTTTCAAGGGAAAAATAACCAGTCTTTGGGTAAAATAGACGCCTGTCATTTTTTCAGCAAATTGCTTGCTGGTATTTTACATTACCGCAACACGTGCGTTGTGAATCTA
It encodes:
- a CDS encoding Uma2 family endonuclease, with the protein product MVATSTPAEQRTVLHNVSWETFEALLKDTGEERGSRFAYEDGTLEIMTPLFEHENPKIQFDRFILVLAEELGIEIKSGGSTTLKRRIAKRGIEPDNCFYIQNELTVRGRETINLETDPPPDLAIEIDITNSSVNKFRIYSALGVSELWRYDGEVLKFYQLVEGQYIEREFSVAFPIVSVSDIHRFIEQSKTMGEIALLKSFRTWVRETIG
- a CDS encoding inositol monophosphatase family protein, whose protein sequence is MTEFWTTVLEFAQTTTARVGKQLMQDFGQVQALHKADGSLVTRADKWADQQLQDAIASTFPGYGILTEEGDKVFPGTEWCWVIDPLDGTTNFTRGIPIWSISLGLLYQGTPVFGYVYVPPLAEAFHGFWKGSSGLAVPTGAFRNFHPIHTSSEVPSNHHFFNLCSRSTSVMQKNFPCKIRMLGVASYNFLTVATGAVLGGIEATPKVWDIAAAWVIVQAAGGSWISLKSEPFPLLAGVDYSDRSFPTLVVSRPELVSVFMPFLEELKV
- a CDS encoding BCD family MFS transporter, with protein sequence METSNLSPDSEPNQSVNSISIPKVKLLTMFRLGLFQMALGIMSILTLGVLNRVMIEELRVPALIAAGTIAMHQFVAPVRVWFGQMSDTKPLLGYHRSGYVWVGAALFAIVSFLAVQVVWQLGLSLQTGNWTTQTSGWVVLLALIFGLYGLAISASSTPFAALLVDVSDEDNRSKLVGVVWSMLMVGIIIGAIISSSLLRQIALDAPLEVVQTQVNRLFLIVPAIAFGLCLLATVGVEKKYSRYAIRSTAIDREDKITLGMAMRVLTASRQTGIFFTFLLLMTISLFMQDAVLEPYGGEVFSMTIAETTKLNAFFGTGTLVGLSVTGFLIAPRLGKKNTTKLGCIAVAGCFVIIILAGTTANPKFLQWSLILFGFASGVTTTGALSLMLDLTAAETAGTFIGAWGLAQALARALATVSGGAVLNLGKTLLTTPLLAYGLVFATQAIGILLALGLLARVNVTEFQRNAKQAIASILESELD
- a CDS encoding aldo/keto reductase, which encodes MENLTLGQNGAVVTPLCIGTWAWGDRLFWNYGQDYGQQELQAAFHAALEAGVTFFDTAEVYGFGLSEQLLGQFLQQTDQKVQIATKYGPFPWRITTQSVADTLTESLKRLQVQKVTLYQVHWPFTFLMSQETLMNALADEVERGRIEAVGVSNYSAQQMREAHQILARRGVPLAVNQVRYSLLTRQIESNGILDTARELGVTILAYSPLAQGLLTGKYTTDSAKTPTGARKLDSRFSKEGLQEIEPLISLLRELGEKYGRTPAQVALNWLIAQGNVIPIAGAKTAQQVRDNVGALGWRLADDEIAHLEKISRPWLS
- a CDS encoding DEAD/DEAH box helicase yields the protein MTLSFQELGISPERIQQLEKIGFTAPTNIQVQAIPQLLGGRDVVGQSQTGTGKTAAFSLPILERLDINQKAVQALVLTPTRELAIQVQNAICEFIGNEGLRVLAIYGGQSIDRQILQLKRGVHMVVGTPGRVIDLLERGSLKLDRVKWFVLDEADEMLSMGFIDDVERILSQAPQERQTALFSATMPPSIRQLVNKFLNDPVTVAVEQPKAAPNKINQVAYLVPRHWSKVKALQPILEMEDPESALIFVRTRRTAAELTNQLQAAGHSVDEYHGDLSQQARERLLNRFRNRQVRWVVATDIAARGLDVDQLSHVINFDLPDSVETYVHRIGRTGRAGKEGTAITLVQPFERRKQQAFERHVRQSWQVLSIPTRAQIEARQLDKLQTQVQEALAGERMASFLSIVSQLSEQYDAHAIAAAALQIAYDQTRPAWLQSEADFPEEDITRPAPKPKLRGGRREGGGENRSRRSSWVPSEAGATEGEKRGTPKPKLRTGQREPSMSPKKLGSHTARESAS
- the rimO gene encoding 30S ribosomal protein S12 methylthiotransferase RimO yields the protein MGDKPTIAISHLGCEKNRIDTEHMLGLLVEAGYGVDTNEELADYVIVNTCSFIEAAREESVRTLVELAEANKRIVITGCMAQHFQEQLLQELPEAVAVVGTGDYHKIVDVIERVEQGERIKQVSVEPTYIADESIPRYRTTTEGVAYLRVAEGCDYRCAFCIIPHLRGNQRSRTIESIVTEAQQLVNQGVQEIILISQITTNYGIDIYGKPKLAELLRALGEVDIPWIRMHYAYPTGLTPDVIAAIAETPNVLPYLDLPLQHSHPEILRAMNRPWQGRVNDAIIERIKEALPKAVLRTTFIVGFPGERDEHFQHLFQFIQRHEFDHVGVFTFSPEEGTPAFDLPNQLPQAVKDERRDVLMELQQPISLKKNQQEIGKVVDVLIEQENPQTGKLIGRSARFAPEVDGQVYVHGEARLGTIVPVAIKEADTYDLYGVVSC